In Sedimentibacter sp. MB31-C6, one genomic interval encodes:
- a CDS encoding M20/M25/M40 family metallo-hydrolase yields the protein MINKKRLLETFMDYVKISSETKNEKDICERIIKDIDSLGFEVYIDNAGEKLNSNGNNIYCFIPGTLEGDPILFSAHVDTVTPGNNIEPYIDDDYVYSKGNTILGGDDKAGVVSIIEAIKTIKENNLPHKPIEIVLTICEEGGVNGSKHVDFSRLKSKKGIVLDSGGSPSDIIIESPGQTRITAQIIGKPAHAGGCPEDGISSIIVASEAIANMKLLRVDYETTANIGTFKAIGPTNIVSPIVEIVGEARSRSNSKLEAQTNHMIECLQKSCDKYGATLEYEIEESYKSYSLSPDDEHIKMISNVCKNLNLEINMKPSGGGSDANIYIHKGIQTVNIGCGMELVHTTNEKLNITDFYNASKVVLGIMTI from the coding sequence ATGATAAATAAAAAACGTTTATTAGAAACATTTATGGATTACGTAAAAATAAGTAGTGAAACTAAAAACGAAAAAGATATATGTGAAAGAATTATTAAAGACATCGATTCTTTAGGATTCGAAGTATATATCGACAATGCCGGTGAAAAACTTAACTCAAATGGAAACAATATTTACTGTTTTATACCAGGAACATTAGAAGGTGATCCTATACTTTTCAGCGCTCATGTTGACACAGTAACTCCTGGAAACAATATCGAGCCATATATTGATGACGATTACGTCTACAGCAAAGGAAATACCATTTTAGGTGGAGATGATAAAGCTGGAGTTGTTTCAATAATTGAGGCAATTAAAACTATCAAAGAGAATAATTTACCTCACAAACCAATTGAAATTGTACTTACAATATGCGAAGAAGGGGGCGTTAATGGCTCCAAGCATGTTGACTTTTCTAGATTAAAATCGAAAAAAGGTATAGTTCTTGATAGTGGTGGTAGTCCTAGTGATATTATTATAGAATCTCCTGGTCAAACAAGGATTACGGCTCAAATAATAGGAAAGCCAGCCCATGCCGGTGGCTGCCCTGAAGATGGTATTAGCTCAATAATTGTAGCCTCTGAAGCTATAGCAAATATGAAGCTTTTACGTGTAGACTATGAAACAACTGCTAATATTGGTACTTTTAAAGCAATAGGTCCTACTAATATTGTTTCTCCAATAGTTGAAATAGTAGGGGAAGCAAGAAGCCGTTCTAATTCTAAACTAGAAGCACAAACAAACCATATGATTGAATGTTTACAAAAATCCTGCGATAAATATGGTGCAACACTTGAATATGAAATTGAAGAATCTTACAAGTCTTATTCTTTATCTCCTGATGACGAACACATTAAAATGATATCTAATGTCTGCAAAAACCTAAACTTAGAAATTAACATGAAACCGTCAGGAGGGGGAAGTGACGCTAATATTTATATTCATAAAGGGATTCAAACAGTTAACATTGGATGTGGAATGGAATTAGTACATACTACTAATGAAAAACTTAATATAACAGATTTCTATAATGCATCTAAAGTTGTTTTAGGTATTATGACAATATAA
- a CDS encoding ABC transporter ATP-binding protein — protein sequence MSNNVIKVKNLSKYYGKHRGIEDVSFTVEEGEIFGFIGPNGAGKSTTIRTLMALILPTAGSATMFGMDCDKEAHKIAKNVGYLPSEAYYYENMTVKELLKYSAELYQMDCNERINELKERLKLVDTRKISDLSFGNKKKVGIVAALLHSPKLIILDEPTNGLDPLIKETFFEILKEENKKGATILYSSHVLSEVQRICSKVAIIKEGTIINVQNMNDLRKNGYKKIQLVLSEPTVKDYFKEDNIANYKLKGNHVSFIYRGEADKIIEKIFNLKVEDVFIEEPTLEEIFLHYYK from the coding sequence ATGAGTAATAATGTAATTAAAGTCAAAAATCTTTCTAAATATTACGGTAAACACAGAGGTATCGAAGATGTAAGTTTTACAGTAGAGGAAGGAGAAATTTTCGGATTTATAGGACCAAACGGGGCAGGAAAGTCTACTACAATCAGGACATTAATGGCTCTTATTCTCCCAACAGCAGGAAGCGCAACTATGTTTGGAATGGACTGTGATAAAGAAGCTCACAAGATAGCAAAGAACGTGGGATATCTTCCTTCTGAAGCATATTACTACGAAAACATGACAGTAAAAGAATTACTTAAGTATTCAGCTGAACTTTATCAGATGGATTGCAACGAAAGAATTAATGAGTTAAAAGAAAGATTGAAGCTTGTTGATACACGTAAAATTAGTGACCTTTCATTCGGTAACAAAAAGAAGGTTGGAATTGTTGCTGCTTTATTGCACTCTCCAAAGTTAATAATACTTGATGAACCAACAAATGGACTTGACCCATTGATTAAAGAGACATTTTTTGAAATTCTGAAAGAAGAAAATAAAAAAGGTGCAACAATCTTATACTCTTCTCACGTATTGAGTGAAGTACAAAGAATATGTAGCAAGGTTGCTATTATCAAGGAAGGCACAATTATTAATGTACAGAATATGAATGATTTAAGAAAAAATGGTTACAAAAAAATTCAACTGGTGCTTTCAGAACCAACAGTTAAGGATTATTTTAAAGAAGATAATATTGCAAATTATAAGCTGAAAGGTAATCACGTATCTTTTATTTATCGCGGAGAAGCAGATAAAATTATTGAAAAAATTTTTAATCTTAAGGTAGAAGATGTTTTTATAGAAGAACCTACTCTTGAAGAAATATTTTTGCATTATTATAAATAG
- the hprK gene encoding HPr(Ser) kinase/phosphatase, which yields MQYVKLEDLVSNIGLEPVYYPLDIQSRIYTSEIVRPGLQIAGYFDWFSFERVQIIGKTEWYYLKTLDEDIQKERLDKLFSYPIPALIVANDMEVDDTMIFYAKKYNRPVFKTEAKTDKLVNIMINYLEEELAEETTKHGVCLEVFGVGVFIKGKSGIGKSETSLELINRGHRLIADDAVIIKKMDNGLKATCPELTQHLMEIRGIGILDIKHLFGVGSIKLEQYIELGIELEDWDETKEYDRIGSDDYFFEILGINVPAIVIPVKPGRNISAIIEIAAKNYRQKLLGYNPLEMYNKRFRSLI from the coding sequence ATGCAATATGTAAAGCTAGAAGATTTAGTAAGTAATATTGGTCTTGAACCTGTCTATTATCCTCTAGATATTCAATCAAGGATTTATACTTCTGAAATCGTTAGACCTGGTCTTCAAATAGCGGGTTATTTCGACTGGTTTTCTTTTGAGAGGGTTCAAATAATAGGAAAAACAGAATGGTATTATCTTAAAACCCTTGATGAAGATATTCAAAAAGAAAGATTAGATAAATTATTTAGTTATCCAATACCAGCACTTATTGTAGCAAATGATATGGAAGTGGATGACACAATGATATTTTATGCAAAAAAGTATAATAGACCTGTATTTAAAACAGAAGCAAAAACCGATAAATTAGTAAATATAATGATAAACTACCTTGAGGAAGAGCTGGCTGAGGAAACTACAAAACATGGTGTATGTTTAGAGGTTTTTGGTGTAGGCGTATTTATAAAAGGGAAAAGTGGCATTGGGAAAAGTGAAACCTCCCTTGAACTTATAAATCGAGGACATAGATTAATAGCAGATGATGCTGTTATTATTAAAAAAATGGACAACGGATTAAAAGCCACATGTCCAGAATTAACCCAGCATCTAATGGAAATACGAGGAATAGGTATTTTAGACATAAAACATTTATTCGGCGTAGGATCTATAAAATTAGAACAATATATAGAATTAGGCATTGAACTTGAGGATTGGGATGAAACAAAAGAATATGATAGAATAGGATCTGACGATTATTTCTTTGAAATTTTAGGTATAAACGTACCTGCAATAGTTATTCCGGTGAAACCTGGAAGAAATATATCTGCAATTATTGAAATTGCAGCTAAAAATTATAGACAAAAACTTTTAGGATACAATCCACTAGAAATGTACAATAAAAGATTTCGTAGTTTAATATAA
- a CDS encoding acyl-[acyl-carrier-protein] thioesterase codes for MESICRKNYKVEVNDVDFNQKLKLSSLFMYLQDMATIHAERLGFGRNNLQNYGVIWVLIRAKVDIIRYPKWNEEIAIETWPQQPNKIEFERDFIVYDSKGDIIARAVSSWVIIDIVNRKLKRSKLINPAFPLIDRERALVCQLGKLKANGILEPIYKKTVGYSDVDMNEHLNNAKYIDYIMDCFSLENHKKYFVQSIEIDYIHEALPGDSILLSKDLTQVDNNIIYIEGLNEKDKKVAFKSKVIIKHT; via the coding sequence TTGGAATCTATATGTAGAAAAAATTATAAAGTAGAAGTAAATGATGTTGATTTTAATCAAAAATTAAAACTAAGTTCTTTATTTATGTATTTACAAGATATGGCTACAATTCATGCTGAGAGGTTAGGATTTGGAAGAAATAACTTGCAAAATTATGGTGTTATTTGGGTGTTGATTCGTGCAAAAGTAGATATAATAAGATATCCTAAATGGAATGAAGAAATAGCAATAGAAACTTGGCCACAACAACCTAATAAAATTGAATTCGAAAGAGATTTCATTGTTTATGATTCAAAAGGTGATATAATAGCAAGAGCTGTTTCATCTTGGGTAATTATAGATATAGTTAACAGAAAATTAAAAAGAAGCAAATTAATCAATCCGGCATTTCCATTAATTGACAGGGAAAGAGCTTTAGTTTGTCAATTAGGGAAGTTAAAAGCAAATGGAATCTTAGAACCAATCTATAAAAAAACTGTAGGTTATAGTGATGTTGATATGAATGAACATCTAAATAATGCAAAATATATTGATTATATAATGGATTGTTTTAGTTTAGAGAATCACAAAAAATATTTTGTACAATCTATTGAAATCGATTATATACATGAAGCTTTACCTGGAGATTCTATTTTATTATCTAAAGATTTAACTCAAGTTGATAATAATATAATTTATATTGAAGGACTAAATGAAAAAGATAAGAAAGTTGCATTTAAATCTAAGGTTATTATTAAACATACTTAA
- a CDS encoding ABC transporter permease subunit produces MVIFKFEMKQLKKSIIIWSLALSFAIFFMLPVYIKMITNGGYGMKSITDNAFFESIGLNMEILSTPMGIYYFLTFFIMFACAINGFNTGLNIMTKEYKQNSADFLMTKPWSRGNVYVSKFSALAMGAIITGVVYTVMSYVSMYRGTTDSSFNIKTLILIAVSITLVQLLFLAFGMLIGTIFPKIRATLPISTGVVFISYATGSMSRIVGINFLRYFSPLHYFNGSAIITTASYELKYIVALIILTLLFLAVGYQIFYKKDIALVS; encoded by the coding sequence ATGGTAATTTTTAAATTTGAAATGAAGCAGTTGAAAAAATCTATTATTATTTGGTCACTGGCTTTATCTTTTGCAATATTCTTTATGTTACCTGTTTATATAAAAATGATAACTAATGGAGGATATGGAATGAAATCAATTACTGATAATGCTTTTTTTGAATCCATTGGTCTTAATATGGAGATTTTAAGTACTCCTATGGGTATATACTACTTTCTAACATTTTTCATTATGTTTGCATGTGCCATAAATGGATTTAACACAGGTCTTAATATTATGACTAAGGAATATAAACAAAATTCTGCTGACTTTTTAATGACAAAACCATGGAGCAGAGGAAATGTATATGTGTCAAAGTTTTCTGCATTAGCTATGGGAGCAATTATCACTGGAGTTGTTTACACTGTAATGTCTTATGTGAGCATGTATAGAGGAACAACTGACAGTAGCTTTAATATAAAAACACTTATTTTAATTGCTGTCTCAATTACTTTGGTTCAGCTGCTATTTTTAGCTTTTGGTATGTTGATTGGGACAATATTTCCAAAAATAAGGGCGACATTACCTATATCAACAGGAGTGGTATTTATATCATATGCTACGGGTTCTATGTCCCGTATTGTTGGAATAAATTTTCTTAGATATTTTTCACCGCTTCATTATTTTAACGGGTCTGCAATAATTACAACAGCATCATATGAATTAAAATATATAGTTGCTTTGATAATATTGACACTGTTATTTTTAGCTGTGGGATATCAGATTTTTTATAAAAAAGATATCGCGCTTGTTTCTTAA
- a CDS encoding TetR/AcrR family transcriptional regulator codes for MFIIFKKFYTLEPEKQQRIINAALKEFAKNGYERASTNEIIKEADISKGSLFNYFKSKRELYFYLIDYVAEIIEKIYDEIDLSVTDFFERIREVGVIKYNIMKKTPQAFDFINTLGKEESAEVKSDINKKGKSIVENGFARIYENIDFSKFRDDIDLEKTLNIINWTMLSFSEQQRDRLNSFKDIEVEILKEWDDYFDIMKRCFYK; via the coding sequence GTGTTTATAATTTTTAAGAAATTTTATACTTTAGAACCGGAGAAACAACAACGTATAATAAATGCTGCTTTAAAAGAGTTTGCTAAAAATGGCTATGAAAGAGCTTCGACAAATGAAATTATTAAGGAAGCTGATATTTCAAAGGGTTCATTATTTAATTATTTTAAAAGCAAAAGAGAATTGTATTTTTATTTAATTGATTATGTTGCTGAAATTATTGAAAAGATATATGACGAAATTGATTTAAGCGTAACCGATTTCTTTGAACGAATAAGAGAAGTTGGTGTTATCAAGTATAATATTATGAAGAAGACTCCTCAAGCATTTGATTTTATTAATACCCTTGGAAAAGAAGAATCTGCTGAGGTTAAGTCAGATATAAATAAAAAAGGCAAGTCAATTGTTGAAAATGGGTTTGCAAGAATTTATGAGAATATTGACTTTTCGAAATTTCGTGATGATATTGATTTAGAAAAAACTTTGAATATTATCAATTGGACAATGCTCAGCTTTTCAGAGCAGCAAAGAGACAGACTAAATTCATTTAAAGATATTGAAGTAGAGATTCTGAAAGAGTGGGATGACTATTTTGATATTATGAAACGTTGTTTTTATAAATAG
- the nrdJ gene encoding ribonucleoside-triphosphate reductase, adenosylcobalamin-dependent — protein MIKILKRTGNFVEFNIDKISSAIVKAMKETKDGVDEELARKISKKIQDELMNKNFAIPVELVQDMVENELMDSVRKDVAKRYILYRYERDKSRDSRKRKDYKLLSEEFISKYKHVSSPMDQLGNFVYYRTYSRWLPEERRREYWWETVRRAVEYNCSLVPTKKEEAEQLYDNIFNLRQFLSGRTFWVGGTPVSYNYPMANYNCAFEVINDFHAFRDLFYLLMIGSGVGVRILKSDVEELPKLRSNYKIIHEDYTPVEKSKREDNTGVEFNHNNSVKIIVGDSKEGWVQALDHYLNIINSSEYRNITTIIINYNNVRPKGETLKTFGGTASGHSSLKTMFTKIDLVIKKRGTIENKERFKIKPIDCLDIANIIGENVVVGGVRRTAEIMLIDYDDTDSIEAKNKLYKQIDGQWIVDKDIIHRSMSNNSIYYRKKPTREQLKWQIEQMRYSGEPGWVNEEAGSKRRPNMNGVNPCGEILLDNKGLCNLTTINTYAFVDENGELDEKALLRAQRLSARAAYRMTCVELELSKWDRVQQRDKITGCSLTGWQDMVNAVNLDRDGQAKLLRKLRDVAKDEADRYSSEIGESAPILVTTVKPEGTLSQLPGVSSGVHYSHSPYFLRRVRINSHDPLVKVCEELGYSIHPEVGQDEKSCTTKVIEFPVKAPMGKTKYDVTAIEQLENYKLFMENYVDHNCSITVHVRDNEWEQVEQWVWDNWDEVVALSFLSLDDSFYQLMPYESITEEQYNKLVNEMKPFIPSLLSKYEVKEEILDIGNDGCDTGICPIR, from the coding sequence GTGATAAAAATATTGAAGAGAACGGGGAACTTTGTTGAATTTAACATTGACAAGATAAGCAGTGCAATTGTTAAGGCAATGAAAGAAACAAAGGACGGAGTAGATGAAGAACTTGCTAGAAAAATAAGTAAAAAAATTCAAGATGAACTTATGAATAAGAATTTCGCTATACCAGTTGAGTTGGTGCAAGATATGGTAGAAAATGAATTGATGGACAGCGTAAGAAAAGATGTAGCCAAAAGATACATTTTATATAGATATGAAAGGGATAAATCAAGAGATTCACGTAAGAGAAAAGATTATAAACTTTTAAGTGAAGAATTCATAAGCAAATATAAACATGTTAGTTCTCCTATGGATCAATTAGGGAATTTCGTATACTACAGAACATATTCAAGATGGTTGCCAGAAGAGAGAAGAAGAGAATATTGGTGGGAAACTGTAAGAAGAGCAGTAGAATATAACTGCAGTTTAGTTCCTACTAAAAAGGAAGAAGCAGAGCAATTATATGATAATATTTTTAATTTAAGACAATTTTTATCTGGTAGAACATTTTGGGTAGGAGGAACTCCTGTATCTTATAATTATCCAATGGCTAATTATAATTGTGCATTTGAGGTAATTAATGATTTTCATGCATTTAGAGACTTATTTTATTTATTAATGATTGGCTCTGGTGTTGGAGTTAGAATATTAAAAAGCGATGTAGAAGAACTACCTAAATTAAGAAGTAACTATAAAATAATTCATGAGGATTATACACCTGTTGAAAAATCAAAACGAGAAGACAATACTGGAGTTGAATTCAATCATAACAATTCTGTTAAAATTATTGTTGGAGACAGCAAAGAAGGTTGGGTTCAAGCACTTGATCATTATTTAAATATTATAAACAGTAGCGAATATAGAAATATAACAACTATTATTATAAATTACAATAATGTTAGACCTAAGGGAGAGACTCTTAAAACTTTTGGTGGTACAGCAAGTGGACATTCAAGCTTAAAAACTATGTTTACAAAAATAGACTTAGTTATAAAAAAACGTGGAACAATAGAAAATAAAGAAAGATTTAAAATTAAACCTATTGATTGTTTAGATATAGCAAATATTATAGGAGAAAATGTTGTTGTTGGCGGAGTTAGAAGAACAGCAGAAATAATGCTTATTGATTATGACGACACTGATAGTATTGAAGCTAAAAATAAGTTATATAAACAGATAGATGGGCAATGGATTGTAGACAAGGATATAATCCATCGTTCAATGAGTAACAATTCTATTTATTATAGAAAAAAACCTACTCGTGAACAATTAAAATGGCAGATTGAGCAAATGAGGTATTCAGGAGAACCTGGATGGGTTAATGAAGAAGCGGGAAGTAAAAGAAGACCAAATATGAATGGAGTAAATCCTTGTGGAGAAATACTTCTTGATAATAAGGGATTATGTAATTTAACTACTATAAATACATATGCATTTGTAGATGAAAATGGCGAATTAGATGAAAAAGCTTTATTAAGAGCTCAACGATTATCAGCAAGGGCAGCTTATAGAATGACTTGTGTTGAACTTGAACTTTCTAAGTGGGACAGAGTTCAACAAAGGGATAAAATTACAGGTTGTTCATTAACAGGGTGGCAAGACATGGTAAATGCTGTTAATCTTGATAGAGATGGTCAAGCTAAACTTTTAAGAAAATTAAGAGATGTAGCAAAGGATGAGGCAGATAGATATTCTAGCGAAATAGGTGAAAGCGCACCGATTTTAGTTACAACTGTTAAACCAGAGGGAACATTGTCTCAACTTCCTGGAGTATCAAGTGGTGTTCATTATTCTCACTCACCATATTTCTTAAGGAGAGTTAGAATAAATAGTCATGATCCACTTGTTAAAGTTTGTGAGGAACTTGGATATTCTATTCACCCAGAAGTCGGTCAAGATGAGAAATCTTGCACAACAAAAGTAATTGAATTTCCGGTAAAAGCTCCTATGGGTAAAACGAAGTATGATGTTACAGCTATTGAACAGTTAGAAAATTATAAGTTATTCATGGAAAATTACGTTGATCATAACTGCTCAATAACAGTTCATGTAAGAGATAATGAATGGGAACAAGTTGAACAATGGGTTTGGGATAATTGGGATGAAGTTGTTGCATTGTCATTTTTATCATTAGATGATAGTTTTTATCAATTGATGCCGTATGAGTCAATAACTGAGGAACAATATAACAAACTAGTAAATGAAATGAAACCTTTTATACCTTCATTATTAAGTAAGTATGAGGTTAAAGAGGAAATTTTGGACATTGGAAATGATGGTTGTGATACTGGAATTTGTCCTATAAGATAA
- the uvrC gene encoding excinuclease ABC subunit UvrC produces MFNIQEELKNVPDNPGVYQMKNEFGEIIYVGKAKNLKKRVRQYFQSKNHSGKIKAMIRNIAEFEYIITDNEVEALILEANYIKKYKPKYNTLLRDDKQYPYIKISVQEKYPRIYKVREVKKDGAKYYGPYISNYAVNEIIDIIGSLYKLRKCSLKLDGSRKNKRPCLNYHINRCTAPCMGNVDYEEYREEVNKAINFLSGKEEEIIESLKEKMILASENLDYEMAAKYRDQIKALELITEKQKIVSTTSIIDQDVIGSAIGIEEACIQIFFIRNGKIIGREHYLLTNIENETRQEIISSFLTQFYTGTVYVPKEVYIETEIDDIELFEKALSEKRGNKVSVKVPSKGEKSMLIKMIKKNALEILEKGSQRIKRNLDESMHAVENLKDLLQLEEIPARIEAYDISNIQGVESVGSMVVFEKGIPSKSNYRRFKIKTVKGPDDYKSMEEVLERRINRGLSINQDMNGFNKMPDLILVDGGKGQVGIAESVIKNFGIKIPICGMIKDDKHTTKGLIYNGQEIELKKTDIVYRLIYRIQEEAHRFAIEYHRNLRDKTLFKSELDNIENIGEKRKINLLRKFGSVENIKTKSIDELVNAPGMNKRAAESVFNYFNK; encoded by the coding sequence ATGTTTAATATACAGGAAGAACTAAAGAATGTACCCGACAATCCAGGGGTATATCAAATGAAAAATGAATTTGGTGAAATAATATATGTGGGTAAAGCGAAAAATTTAAAAAAGAGAGTTAGGCAATACTTTCAGTCTAAGAATCATTCCGGTAAAATAAAGGCCATGATTAGAAATATAGCTGAATTTGAATATATAATTACTGATAATGAAGTAGAAGCCTTAATACTTGAAGCAAATTACATAAAAAAGTATAAACCAAAATATAATACACTACTACGGGACGACAAGCAATATCCATATATAAAGATTTCTGTACAGGAAAAATATCCGCGAATCTATAAAGTTAGAGAAGTTAAAAAAGATGGAGCTAAGTATTATGGTCCATATATTAGTAATTACGCAGTTAATGAAATAATAGATATTATTGGGAGTTTGTACAAGCTGAGAAAATGTTCACTAAAACTTGATGGGTCAAGAAAAAATAAAAGACCTTGTTTAAATTATCATATTAATCGATGTACTGCTCCTTGTATGGGTAACGTAGATTATGAAGAATATAGAGAAGAAGTGAATAAAGCCATAAATTTTTTATCTGGCAAGGAAGAGGAAATAATTGAATCTTTAAAAGAAAAAATGATTTTAGCTTCAGAAAATCTTGATTATGAAATGGCAGCTAAGTATAGGGATCAAATCAAGGCCCTAGAATTAATTACTGAAAAACAAAAAATTGTTTCAACTACTTCTATTATTGATCAGGATGTAATAGGAAGTGCAATAGGCATTGAAGAAGCATGTATACAAATTTTCTTTATAAGAAATGGTAAAATTATAGGGAGAGAGCATTATCTATTAACTAATATAGAAAATGAAACAAGACAAGAAATTATTAGTTCTTTTTTAACTCAATTTTATACAGGTACAGTATATGTGCCAAAAGAAGTATATATTGAAACAGAAATAGATGATATTGAACTGTTTGAAAAAGCCTTGTCAGAAAAAAGAGGCAATAAAGTTTCTGTTAAAGTTCCTTCTAAAGGAGAAAAGAGCATGCTGATAAAGATGATAAAGAAAAATGCACTTGAAATTCTTGAAAAAGGAAGTCAGAGAATTAAGAGAAATCTTGATGAAAGTATGCATGCTGTAGAAAATCTAAAAGACTTATTACAATTAGAAGAGATACCTGCCAGAATAGAAGCATATGATATTTCTAATATACAAGGTGTAGAGTCTGTAGGTTCAATGGTGGTATTTGAAAAAGGAATACCTAGCAAAAGTAATTATAGACGTTTTAAAATTAAAACGGTAAAAGGACCAGATGACTATAAAAGTATGGAAGAAGTCTTAGAACGACGTATTAATAGAGGGTTAAGCATAAACCAAGACATGAATGGCTTTAATAAAATGCCAGACCTAATATTAGTAGACGGAGGCAAGGGACAAGTCGGTATAGCAGAAAGTGTTATTAAGAACTTTGGTATAAAAATTCCAATTTGTGGAATGATTAAAGATGACAAACATACTACTAAGGGTCTTATTTATAATGGTCAGGAAATTGAATTAAAGAAAACAGATATAGTATATAGGTTAATTTACAGGATACAAGAGGAAGCTCACAGGTTTGCAATAGAGTATCACAGGAATTTGAGAGATAAAACATTATTTAAATCAGAACTTGATAATATTGAAAATATTGGAGAGAAAAGAAAAATTAACTTATTAAGGAAATTTGGTTCAGTTGAAAATATAAAAACTAAAAGTATAGATGAATTAGTAAATGCTCCAGGAATGAATAAAAGAGCAGCAGAGTCTGTATTCAATTATTTTAACAAGTAA
- a CDS encoding ABC transporter permease subunit — protein sequence MKSIIIKELKLSRKGLIIWCIVTLVTILYGLAEYPMVSQYSDSIMDSMNSLPRIVVIMFGMDGLSFDTSLDYHLIMFYWICLITFIHAVYIGVTILSRDQRDKTFEYIYSKPYKRNEIITTKILVGVINILTLAFVSWIGSIFTIIFIDGNAMSIINGRLVIGMITLTIFGMVLTQVVFFSIGLLFAAIFNSHNAALKSGFLFVLITYVIGVIIEYVGNINYLNFMSPFRYFIGTEVVNNGISILYVVIGTLITSVSIYLTYVCYNKKDLLY from the coding sequence ATGAAATCAATAATTATAAAAGAATTAAAACTCAGCAGAAAAGGATTAATCATATGGTGTATAGTAACATTAGTTACTATTTTGTATGGTTTGGCTGAGTATCCTATGGTATCACAATATTCAGATAGTATTATGGACAGCATGAATTCGTTACCTAGGATTGTAGTTATAATGTTTGGCATGGATGGATTATCATTTGATACATCTTTGGATTATCATCTCATTATGTTTTACTGGATTTGTTTAATTACATTTATCCATGCTGTCTATATAGGAGTCACAATTCTTTCCAGAGATCAAAGAGACAAGACATTTGAATATATATATTCAAAACCATATAAAAGAAATGAGATTATCACTACCAAGATACTGGTAGGTGTTATAAACATACTGACGCTTGCATTTGTTTCATGGATTGGAAGTATATTTACCATTATTTTTATAGATGGTAACGCTATGAGTATTATAAATGGCAGATTAGTTATTGGTATGATTACATTAACAATATTTGGTATGGTCTTGACTCAAGTGGTGTTTTTTTCAATTGGACTTTTATTTGCAGCAATATTTAATTCACATAACGCAGCATTAAAATCTGGTTTTTTGTTTGTGCTTATAACATATGTAATTGGTGTAATTATAGAATATGTGGGAAATATTAATTATCTTAATTTTATGTCTCCATTTAGATATTTTATTGGAACTGAGGTTGTGAATAATGGAATTAGTATTTTATATGTGGTAATTGGAACACTTATTACTTCCGTTTCAATTTATTTGACTTATGTTTGTTATAATAAAAAAGATTTACTTTACTGA